AATCCCTATTCATTtggaattatatgtatatgtttattgatgtttcaactgaataaaaaaaaaaatataaaaaaaaaagttaccaggaaataataaaacattttgtttgcGACGTTCCTTAGAGTTACCGGTATACAGAACAACTTATTTACTCTGTCTGGTGAGGTGATGGGTTTTTTATCACCAAGAGTTATTGTTCTTTGAGTGATAAAAAAAGGACATGAAATTATATCGCACTTTGCTGCGCATGCTTTATCATATTCAAAGTATTTGAAGATTCAAAATATTAACTTGCCAAATATGTTATCACAATTTCCTTATGCGTACTTATATTTCCGTGCGTTATTCTGTATTCTAATCAAGTACGCCTACTGTCTATATTAGCTTCAAAAGTAACACAATTACCTTTCCATGAGATCTAGTTTCCTGTTTAATGAAGGCCTTTGGAACATTTTATCCGTTAGGTAGTTACGGTTAAACTCAATGATATGCTCTTCGTCTTGCTATTACCATACTGTAAATGTGCTTAAGATCTAACATAACtcattcagccaatcagcttgtgtttcacctgaaccaaatCCGTGAAGCAAATGTGTTTCTgaggtttgtagctatttcctgagtaaataacacatgcaatgggtactttctatatacgagaatatagagtagggtcttgataaaaaaaatacatatatatatacactcctggtataaatagaaagatgTAGGTTTCCAAGTGTATAATTCCGGGAATTTCCCAGGTGGGAGTTCCCTTGTCCACTTCCCAGTACTGGTGTGCTCTTATATAttattaaacctatccaatcACAGCATTTTTCTGGTagggaaatcttcaaactttaatttgatataaatttcacaacatttgaacttcaaatgagcgattgaggggatggggtcattggtaataacatatagtgaaataattaaTTGAGACCTCAATACAGCATGATGAAGCTGTGGTAAGCAGTCCATGCCGAGGTGATGATTTCTGATCATAACAAAACTCGGATAAGTCTAAGTTACCAGGCCAGAATGAAATATTCGACTTATCAgattggaaataaaaaaaacatcgtGTTTTAGGCAGCGACAATAAATGGAACATTGCATGCTTGATAATTATATACGTATATCCCTCTGTGTTAATCAGAAGAAATATAACGCAGattaaatttcatattgtttctattgttttttttatattctaacAGGTGTAAAATGAGTTTTACCAGAATCTATAAAAGATGGGAAGACGCACTAGGAACGCCATTCATCAAATATGGAATACTGGTATCGAGATACCCATGGCATGTATTGATAGTATGTGTGACCATCAACTGTCTGTTAGGGATTGGACTGGTCAGGTTGGAGTCTGAGACGGACACCGAAACCCTTTATACACCACAAAACAGCCAGTCCAAGGCAGACCGAGCAACAGTGGAGTCCATTTTTACTGAAGACAAGTCTGGCACGAACTTCTACGGAAAGAGCATTACGAAAGAAAATAAGTATGCGGACGTCATTTTGAAATCCAAAGACGGTTCAAGTATCCTAACAACAACGTATGTGGATGAAATTGAAAGAATATACAACTACATTCAAAACAATGTTACCATAACCAGTGACAATACAACCCTCGGTCTGGTGAACGTTTGTGCCTTACGGAGCGGTAAATGTGTCGTTGGAGGGGACGTTGTTTTCAGTACGGCCTTCCGAACAGCAATGTCATCAAACACCATAAGCTACCCACTGTTCAATTATGAATATCTTAGTGGAACATTCGGAGATGCACAATCATCAGGAGGTTACCTCACTTCGGCTAAGATGGTGAGACTGTTTTTCTATCTGCGTCAGGACACCGTTTCAGCATCAGCACTATCTTCTGCCTGGGAAGGGAAGTTAATAGAGACATTCGGTACTTTCTCCTCCCCTTCAATGGATATCGCTTATTCAACGTCAAGATCCTTAGACGACGAATTGGATAAAAACGTGAACGGAGATGTTCTGCTCTTTGCTCTTACTTTCACAATGATGTTGACTTACGCTGGATTCGCCACTTCCGGTGGAGATTGTGTTTCCGACAGACAAAATTTGGGTCGTGCAGGCGTTTTCGCAACGTGCTTTGCAATTCTTGGATCATTCGGCCTAATCAGTGTCATTGGTGTGAAGTTTGTCAGTATTGTCGGAACACTTCCTTTTCTTATCATAGGTAAGTAGCCTAGACTGTATTGTGATAGGTGGTCACAAGCATCACACTTTCTTTCTCTTTATTGATAAGTCGGTATACTGATTTACCTCATCTGTCCATACTTTGCGCGATACTACCGGTAGATTCTTGACTACATCAGGTGATGGATTCGTAACGAGATAATGTTGCTTACCGCAATAAATTCGTCAAAAACGGATTGCCATATAATATTCTGATTATCGAAATAAACAGCGCAGGAAATTAATAAATTCTTTTGGCAATGAATTTTCTGTGTAGATTTTAACATTATAAGACAGATTCTGATTTTACTATCTTTACTTTTGTATTGACACATTTTTGGCTTTTAGTTTAACTGACGAGTccttcaaaaaacaaaaacagggaTACAGTATAGTTTTTGATCCATTTCTGGGTTCATACTGCACGTTAGCGCTATATATTTGATATGCTTGTATCCCACTGCGTTCATAGCACCGtaaacacaatacaaataacgtTCATTGCGTATATTTGCATAAAACAAATCTATGAAATACCGAACGAAGGAAATAAAAGTCAGGACGTGTTGTGTTGTTAGCAGAAGATACGGTTGCTACGATAATATAGTTCCAATGTGTCTGCGTTGTTAACAAAACTAAAAGAAAAAAGTCAGCATTTTTGCTTCATGACCTTAACGTTTTTAATTagttgatatattcacaatccacaatttccgtTTCGGCTTAACAATGGTTGTCAAGTacagcgtgtattgacacagatcTAGCAGTGACGTGATCCGCTGTTCTATAAAAGCTGTACGCTACAGCTATTTGTTGTTAGCCTACCTCATGAAGAAGGTAAATATGCTCCCATTGCAGTAAtattcagttttgtttttaacaaaaagATCTCTTGACGTCAAGTTTTTCTACAAATATCATCTTGTAGCAGGAAAAAACGCTAAAATTgtgttgatcagtcctttcaaagtGGCACGGTCTAGTTGACGTTTTGTAAACTCACAAACAGGtgacgtcatgattatgttaccgattcttGCACTTAATCTGCTGAGTTTTTTCCACTGCGTATACTCTAATTCATTCGAAGTCAGAGTCTACTAAGCtaaagaagggagagatgtaaatatactGAACTTGCTATTACTAAGTTCGTTCTTGATTTGAATTGatttgtgtcttttgtacaatctttatatttatgtatcaaACATTTCATGCGGTATTcgcaatttcaataaaactgatattaatcCTTATATAGGTATTGGTCTGGACGATATGTTTATTCTGATGTCCTGCCTGGCGGACTGCTCAGCAAAAACATCGATAGAAGAAAAGATGAAGGAGACGATGCGGACAGGGGGCGTGGCTATCACCATAACATCAATCACAGACTTTTTAGCATTCGCCATTGGTGCATCAGCTTCTTTCATCAGCGTGCGAAACTTCTGCGTTTACGCAGGTAACTGTCACTGCGAGGCACATTCTGTGACCGTAGACATCTCCCTTTTACGGGAACCTCTATGTATACACCGATAACCTCCTCTGTTAGGCTGTCAGGaaattatgtatacagtatgcACACAAATAGCTCCATCTGTCAGCgtattatatgtatacagaGTTCTAGGTACATTTTTGTAACTCGATCTGCCAGGATTTTTTCTGTGTACGTAGATACATTGTATCTCCTTTGACAATAACCTCTTTGTGTACATATAAAAATCCCTCTGACAGGAACCTCAGTGCTTACACAGATAACTCCCTCTGACAGGAACCCTTGTATGTGTACACAGATAACTCCCTCTGACAGGAACTCTTGTATGTGTACACAGATAACTCCCTCTATCAGGAAAGTATGTATGTACACGTATAACTTCCTCTGGCAGGAACCTCTGTGTGTACACAAATAACTCCCTCTGTCAGGAAACTCTGTTTACACGGATAGCTCCGACTGTCAGTAAATTATCTATGTATACAGATAACTCCGTCTGTCAGGAACCTCTGTGTGTATACAGATAACTCTCTGTCAGGAACCTCTGTGTGTACACAGATAACTCCCTCTGTGTGTACACAGATAACTCCCTCTGACAGGAACCTCTGTGTGTACACAGATAACTTCCTCTGTCAGGAACCTCTGTGTGTACACAGATAACTCCCTCTGACAGGAACCCCACTGTGTACACAGATAACTCCCTCTGACAGGAACCCCACTGTGTACACAGATAACTCCCTCTGACAGGAACCTCTGTGTACACAGATAACTCCCTCTGACAGGAACCCCTCTTGTGTGTACACATATAACTCCCTCTGACAGGAACCCCTCTGTGTACATAGATAACACCCTCTGTCAGGAACCTCTGTGTACGCAGATAACTCCCTCTGACAGGAACCCCTCTGTGTACACAGATAACTCCCTCTGACAGGAACCTCTGTATGTACACAGATAACTCCCTCTGACAGGAACCCCTCTGTGTATACAGATAACTCCCTCTGACAGGAACCCCTCTGTGTACACATATAACTCCCTCGGAGAGGAACCCCTCTGTGTACACAGATAACTCCCTCCGACAGGAACCTCAGTGTACACAGATAACTCCCTCTGACAGGAACCTTTGTGTACATAGATAACTCCCTCTGACAGGAACCCCTCTATGTACACAGATAACTCCCTCTGACAGGAACCCCTCTGTGTACACATATAACTCCCTCTGACAGGAACCCCACTGTGTACACAGATAACTCCCTCTGACAGGAACCTCTGTGTGTATACAGATAACTCCTCTGACAGGAACCTCTGTGTGTACACAGATAACTCCCTCTGACAGAAAACTCTCCGTATACACGGATAACTCCCTCTGTCATAAACCTCTGTGTACATAGATAACTCCCTCTGACAGGAACCTCTGTGTACACAGATAACTCCCTCTGACAGGAACCTCTGTGTACACAGATAACTCCCTCTGACAGGAACCTCTGTGTACACAGATAACTCTCTGTGTCAGGAACCTCTGTGTACACAGATAGCTCCCTCTGACATGAACCTCTCTGTATACACGGATTACTCCCTCTGACAGGAACCTCTGTGCGTATACAGATAACTCCCTGTGTCAGAAACCTCTGTGTGCATACAGATAACTCCCTCTGACAGGAACCTCTGTGTGTACACAGATAACTCCCTCTCACAGTAACCTCTGTGTGTATACAGATAACTCCCTCTGTCAGAAACCTCTGTGTGTATACAGATAACTCCCTCTGTCAGGAACCTCTGTGTACACAGATAACTCCCTCTGACAGGAACCCCTCTGTGTACACAGATAACTCCCTCTGACAGGAAACTCTGTGTACACAGATAACTCCCTCTGACATGAATCTCTGTATGTACACAGATAACTCCCTCTGACAGGAACCGCTGTGTGTATACAGATAACTCCCTCTGAC
This DNA window, taken from Pecten maximus chromosome 3, xPecMax1.1, whole genome shotgun sequence, encodes the following:
- the LOC117323505 gene encoding patched domain-containing protein 3-like, whose amino-acid sequence is MSFTRIYKRWEDALGTPFIKYGILVSRYPWHVLIVCVTINCLLGIGLVRLESETDTETLYTPQNSQSKADRATVESIFTEDKSGTNFYGKSITKENKYADVILKSKDGSSILTTTYVDEIERIYNYIQNNVTITSDNTTLGLVNVCALRSGKCVVGGDVVFSTAFRTAMSSNTISYPLFNYEYLSGTFGDAQSSGGYLTSAKMVRLFFYLRQDTVSASALSSAWEGKLIETFGTFSSPSMDIAYSTSRSLDDELDKNVNGDVLLFALTFTMMLTYAGFATSGGDCVSDRQNLGRAGVFATCFAILGSFGLISVIGVKFVSIVGTLPFLIIGIGLDDMFILMSCLADCSAKTSIEEKMKETMRTGGVAITITSITDFLAFAIGASASFISVRNFCVYAGTAVIFCYLNQLAFFVPCMVINERRMTRNDHCGTCRPIKPREELRTEGKSIIHAFCCGGQPPKTRRDNESPLEKYPKLLFQYLVRNPIAKVAIIMLFIAYIAATVYGIMNFKRGLLLSNLVTKDSYFYTHSKILEGHFTTEVTIGFTVTSTQNYSDVTTQNRVSDLLSNALADLDINPIVTSNWLADYKRLHALQ